In one Cercospora beticola chromosome 1, complete sequence genomic region, the following are encoded:
- the UBC35 gene encoding Ubiquitin-conjugating enzyme E2 35: MAAPLPKRIIKETERLQNEPVPGISATPHDDNARYFDVVVEGPGGSCYEGGVFQLELFLPDDYPMCPPRIRFLTRIYHPNIDRLGRICLDVLKNNWSPALQIRTILLSIQALLGAPNPEDPLNEAVAKQWKENQPEAIKTAREWTTLYAQPKA; the protein is encoded by the exons ATGGCTGCCCCTCTTCCGAAGCGAATCATTAAAGAGACCGAAAGGCTCCAGAACGAGCCCGTTCCAGGCATCTCGGCCACGCCACACGATGACAATGCGCGATACTTCGACGTCGTCGTAGAAGGACCCGGTGGAAGCTGCTACGAAG GCGGCGTGTTCCAACTCGAACTCTTCCTGCCCGATGACTATCCCATGTGTCCTCCCCGTATACGATTCCTCACGCGCATCTATCACCCCAACATCGATCGCCTGGGCCGTATCTGCCTTGATGTGCTGAAGAACAACTGGAGTCCCGCGCTCCAGATCAGAACAATACTGTTGAGTATACAAGCACTGCTGGGAGCACCGAACCCAGAGGACCCGCTCAACGAGGCAGTCGCCAAGCAGTGGAAG GAGAATCAACCAGAGGCGATCAAGACCGCGCGGGAGTGGACGACGCTGTATGCGCAGCCCAAAGCTTGA